The window TAGCAATCGTTCCTTTTTTCGGATATAATCCAAATAATTTTGCGGCTCTTGTTGAAGTAATTTCAACAAACTGATTGAGTGAGATCCTGCCTTTATTTACCCCTTCCGAAAAGAAAACACTGATGCGATCCTCAATAATTGGTCCCCCGTTCGGTATTTTTGAAAAATCATCTCTGCCTAGTTCTTTTTGTCCGACAAAATCAAAAGAGCATTGGTCCGATCCTAACGTTTGCAGTTGTCCCGTTTTTAATGCATTCCATAACACATCTTGATTCCACTTTTCCCGTAAAGGAGGAGACCAGACGTATTTGGCTCCTTCAAAATCAGGTTTCTCTAAATAGGATTGATCCAGAACTAAATACTGTGGACATGTTTCTCCCCAAATATCAATGCCCTTATTTCTGGCTTCGGCTATTTTTCTGGCTGCTTCTTCACAAGAAACATGGACTACATACAGTTGCGAGTTTGCCAGTTTGGTTAAAGTTGCAGCTCTTCCAGTCGCTTCCCCTTCAGCTTCTGGTGGTCTTGTTAATGCATGATATATCGGGGCTGTATTCCCTTCCTTTAATGCCTTTTTCACTAAGTAATCGATCACATCACCATTTTCTGCATGTACCATAACAAGTGCACCAAGTTCTTTTGCTGCAATCAATGTTCCGAAAAGTGTTTCATCATCTGCTTGGAACTGATTTTTATAGGCCATAAATATTTTAAAAGAGGTAATCCCTTCTTCTTCAATCATTTTTGGAAGTTCATTAAGTTTCTCCTCATTCATTTCGACAATTTGAAGGTGGAAACCGTAATCAATGACGGCCTTTTCTTTTGATTTTGCATGCCATGTATCGACTGCACTTTTAAGTGTTTTCCCTTTATTTGTTAAACAAAAATCAATCACAGTTGTCGTTCCACCAAAGGCTGCTGCAATTGTGCCTGTTTCAAAATCATCCTTTGTAACGGTGCCACCAAATGGCATATCCAAATGGGTATGTGGATCAATTCCACCAGGGAACAAATAACAGCCCTTCGCATCTATTA of the Bacillus sp. 1NLA3E genome contains:
- the hydA gene encoding dihydropyrimidinase → MKKIIKNGLIVTATDTYRADVRIENGIITQIGDHLPTVGAEVIDAKGCYLFPGGIDPHTHLDMPFGGTVTKDDFETGTIAAAFGGTTTVIDFCLTNKGKTLKSAVDTWHAKSKEKAVIDYGFHLQIVEMNEEKLNELPKMIEEEGITSFKIFMAYKNQFQADDETLFGTLIAAKELGALVMVHAENGDVIDYLVKKALKEGNTAPIYHALTRPPEAEGEATGRAATLTKLANSQLYVVHVSCEEAARKIAEARNKGIDIWGETCPQYLVLDQSYLEKPDFEGAKYVWSPPLREKWNQDVLWNALKTGQLQTLGSDQCSFDFVGQKELGRDDFSKIPNGGPIIEDRISVFFSEGVNKGRISLNQFVEITSTRAAKLFGLYPKKGTIAIGTDADIVIFDPTVERVISAETHHMAVDYNAFEGMKVTGEPVSVLSRGEFVIHNKQFVGHAGAGQYLKRAKYGVTHQNDQ